The nucleotide window TGAAAATATGTAGCTGGTATTGGGCTCAACCGTAATACTTTGTCCCCATACTTTAGCATTAGCCGTTGGCGATCCGTTGAGCACCATCATTTTGCCTGTGCCAGTAGTGTGATCGGGAAAATCCGAAAAATTGGTATGCGTAATTTTAGGACTGGTAGTAACTGTATAATAACCTTCCGCGCTTAATGCACCATAGGCCCCTGTTGAACCTGTTGGAGAGATATAAGTATAAGCACTGGTAAACCCCGTGTTACCGCTGGTGAAATCGCCATTGGTAACCGTATTACGGCTCATATCAATAAACTGCCAATAATACTGGCCCGATTCGGTAACCGTGATAGCAGATGAGGTTGAACCGTTGCTCCAGGTGTAGTTGGGAATATCCGCATCAGTATGCAGCGTTACACTACTGCCGCATTGCGTTATAGTAGTATCTGCAGATATATGGCAAATTTGGGGTGCCTGGGCCGCCGGAGCGCTTTTATACGAAGTTTCAGGCGAATTGCCAGCATGGTTGCCCTTTGTTATAATGGTCCTGGCCAAGAGTAGCGAAACTGCTACCATGGTAATTAAAACTACCCGGTAATATGTAAGCGAAACTTGTTTGGTATAAATCCCCTGCATAGTAAATCCGACACTGTATTGTTTACCTAATTATACGATCCGGGATTTTGTACGTAAAAGCTTATACAGGGTTATCAAATTCTTGGGAGTACCAATAAAACTGCGGGAGATATTTAATAAAAACCTGCTGCAATATTACTTTCGGTTATAACGATAGTAAATTTTCATAGCATGGTTATAAAGAAAGCCGCACATTGGCGGCTTTTGTCATAATTTATCCACATTTTGTTAATGTGTTAATTTATAGTGATATCCGAAGATATTTATTTCAGATATCATATTTGACCGGGAAGAATTTAGAGAGGAGCTTTATTATAAACTATTGATCCATTTTACCAGCTCATCACGGCCTTTGCCGGTTTTTTGTTGCAGCTTACCTAACAGTTCATCGTCCTGGCCTTCTTCGTGCGCCAGGTCGTCCTCGGTCAGGTCGCCATAAGCTTGCTTAATCTTACCCTTTATCTCGTTCCATTTGCCTTTAATCTCTAACTTATCCATGTTGCTTTTATTTAGATGTGTTAGAAAAACAGCCTGAGGTGGATTTAGTTTGGGAATAATCAGGATTAAAGCATCAGGTTGGCTATAAACGAAAACGACATTTCGCCAAATGGTGAAATGTCGTTTAGAAAAATATTGCTGCCAGCGATGGCAATCCCTACAACGCCCCCGCTTTGATCTCCTCCACCACGCCCGGATCCAACAAAGTGGATGTATCGCCCAGGTTGCTGGTATCGCCCTCGGCAATTTTGCGCAATATGCGGCGCATAATTTTACCCGAGCGGGTTTTTGGCAAGCCGCTTACAAACTGGATCTTATCGGGTTTGGCAATGGCGCCTATAATTCGGGCTACAGTCATCATGATATCTTTGCGTGCAAGTTCGGCATCGCCATGCTGATTCGGACTAACCACAAAAGCATATACGCCCTGTCCTTTAATATCGTGTGGGTAACCAACCACTGCCGATTCCACTACGCTGCTGTGCATATTAATAGCGTTCTCTACCTCGGCCGTACCTATGCGGTGACCGGATACATTCAACACATCGTCCACACGGCCGGTAATGCGGTAATAGCCGTCTTCATCACGCAGGCAGCCATCGCCGGTAAAGTAATTGCCGGGATAGGTAGCAAAATACGTTTGGCGGCAACGTTCATGATCGCCATAAGTGGTACGCAGCATACCCGGCCATGGGAATTTTATACAAAGGTTACCGCTTACGCCGTTACCCTCAATCTCGTTACCTTTTTCGTCAACCAAAATAGGCTGTACGCCTGGCAGCGGGAAACTGGCATAGCCCGGCTTCAATGGCGTAACGCCAGCAATCGGCGTTATCATATGTCCGCCATTCTCAGTCTGCCACCAGGTATCTGCTATGGGGCATTTGCCATGCCCTATTTTTTCATCAAACCAATGCCAGGCCTCTTCATTAATAGGTTCACCTACCGATCCGAGTTTGGTTAGCGTACTTAAGTTTTTCCCTTTCAGCGGTTCATCCCCAAAACTCATCAGCGAGCGGATGGCAGTTGGCGCGGTATATAATATATTTACTTTGTGTTTATCTACAATATCCCAAAAACGGCCTGCATCCGGCCAAGTAGGTACCCCTTCAAACATTAATGAAGTTGCCCCTTGCGATAAGGGCCCGTAAACAATATAGGAGTGACCGGTTATCCAGCCGATATCTGCGGTACAGAAAAATATCTCTCCGGGCTGATATTGGAAGGTGGTATCAAAGGTGTACCCGGCATAAACCATATACCCGCCGCAAGTATGCACCACCCCTTTAGGTTTACCCGTTGATCCCGAAGTGTACAGAATAAACAGCATATCCTCGGCTTCCATTTCTTCGGCTTCGCAAGTAACATTACCCTGCGTTTCTACCTTTTTTACTTCATCTTCCCACCAAACATCGCGGCCTTTTATCATGGCCACCGGTGTGCGGGTGCGGGTTAATACAATTACCCTCTTAACCGATGGGCATTGCACCAGGGCATCGTCAATTACACTTTTTAAAGGGATATCTTTAGCTCCACGAAAACCACCATCGGCAGTGATCACAATATTACATTCGGCATCCTGTATCCTATCAGCAATTGACTGGGCAGAGAACCCACCAAACACTACCGAGTGTATAGCGCCAATACGGGCACACGCCAGCAAAGCAATAGCCAGTTCGGGCACCATTGGCATATATATACAAATGCGGTCGCCTTTTTTGGCCCCGTTATTTTTCAGCACATTAGCAAACTGGCAAACTTTATCATGCAGTTGCTTATAAGTCAACACGCGGTGGTCTTCGGTCGGGTCATTCGGTTCCCATATAATGGCTGGTTTATCGCCCAGTTTTTCCAGGTTACGGTCGAGGCAGTTTTCGCTGATGTTCAGTTTTGCGCCATCGAACCAGCGAACCCTGGGTTCGGTAAAATTCCATTCCAGCACCTTATCCCACTTTTTGCGCCATTGGAATGTGTTGGCTACGCCTTCCCAAAATTGCTCGGGTTGCTCTACACTTTGTTTATAAATTTGCTTGTAATCGTCGAATGAGGTAATTTTCATAGCTTAGTATAAATGGTGGCGTAAATTAGTAATTATATGCGGTATCAATAACAAAAAAACAATAAAAATTGAATATAAACAACAAAATGTGTACGTACCCGATATATCTTTTAAAAAGCCACACTTATTAACCACATGCAAAAAATATTACTATACACGCTATTGATATTTATAGCTTTTACAGATAAGGGTTACGCCCAGTATACTCGCAGTATATTCGGTAACCAGCGCATGAATGGCAGGGTGGCATCTGTAACCAATATTACCTTTAATAAAAGCAATATCCCTAATGCCGATTCGAGCGTAAGTATTATTAATTATAATCGGGATGGAGAGGCGATTAATCAAACAGTTACCTTTTTTCGAAAGCGTGAAATAAACCCGCACTTAAAAAAAGAATTCGTGGAATCTGTCTTTATACGCACTTACGACAAGTATAAAAATTTAATTATAAGCTTTTACCGGGGGCGGACAAAAGTTGTGATAACGCACGATGTGAAAGGCCGTATTGTAAACTACACAGAATACAATCCTAACGGAAAAATCGAGGTTGAAATGGTGAGCAAATACAAAAACACAGTCCAATCACAAACTAAATTTTATGATGGCCATAATTCTTTGGTTAACAAGATAAAATATGAGTATGATACTGCAGGTAATGAACTGAAAGAAAGCAGTTACAACCCTAATGGCACCTTAGCTTATATTTATTACAATATATATAGTGACCCCGACGCCAAAGGCAATTGGACTAAATGTACGCGGCTGGATGCCAACAAAAATGTGCTCAATGTATCTGGCAGGCAATTAACTTATTGGGAATAGCAGGCGTAAATGTCCTTGTTGAAATCTTTTGAAAATATTTTCAATCCGCTATTGAATATTAAACTTAAAATCCTGATATTTGCAAACTCTTTTGAGAAAAGGAATACAACTAAAAAGAAATTGTCATGTCAAGAATATGTGATTTAACAGGGAAATCGGCACTTACCGGTAATAGCGTTTCAAATTCGAACCGCAAAACCAAACGCAGATTTAATCCAAATTTACAACTGAAAAAGTTTTATATCCCTGAAGAGGATAAATGGATCACACTGAAAGTGTCTACTTCGGCTGTTAAAACCATTACCAAAAACGGCATCACTGCCTGCATTAACAAATTTGTAAAAACAGGAAAAATATAATTCAAGTATTGAGTGGTGAGTCAGTAGTTGTGAGTATCCTGGTGATGCTCAAACTTAAAGCTCAAAACCCATAACTTACAATTCATAAACAAGATGGCAAAAAAAGGCAACAGGGTTCAGGTAATATTAGAGTGCACCGAGCATAAAGAAAGCGGTATGCCGGGTATGTCTCGTTACATTACCACCAAGAACAAGAAAAACACCACTGAAAGGTTAGAAATGAAAAAATTCAATCCGGTGTTAAGAAAAGTAACCGTTCATAAAGAAATTAAGTAATAAGTACTCGGTTGTGAGTAGTGAGTGATGAGTTTTTGAACTCAAAACCCAAAACTCAAAACTTATAAAACTAAAAGAAATGGCAAAGAAAGTAGTTGCAACCCTGAAAACAGGTAAAGGCAAAGAATTCTCAAAAGTAATTACTATGGTTAAGTCACCTAAAACCGGTGCTTATTCATTTAAAGAAGCAATTGTTCCTAACGAAGCCGTTAAGGATGTGATTGCTAAAAACTAATTACTACTATAAAAAATACCAAAAGCCGTCTTGTATTCGCGAGAGGGCTTTTTTTGTTAATGGTCTTGACCATGATTAAACGGATTTAAGTATCTACACGATTGTGTAAAAATCAATTCCGTAAAACGATCAGGGAAATCATCGTCGAGTATTAATCTGCATATTTGCACATCCATAGATTCGCATATTCACATGGGCTTATTTGATTTTTTTAAGAAAAAGGAAACTACCCCGCAGCAGCAGCAGGCGCTGGATACCGGTTTGGAAAAAACCAAGGATAACCTGTTCAGCAAGTTAACCAAGGCGGTAGCCGGTAAATCTACTGTCGATGATGACGTACTGGATGAGCTGGAAGAGATTTTGGTAACATCCGACGTTGGCGTTAAAACCACCCTTAAAATTATTGAGCGTATACAAGCCCGTGTAGCCCGCGATAAATACATCGGCACATCCGAACTGAACGGCATACTGCGCGATGAGATACAGCAACTGCTGGCCGAAAATAACAGTAACGATTTCCAGAGCTTTGAATATGGCAACCATAAGCCTTATGTAATTATGGTGGTGGGCGTAAATGGCGTGGGTAAAACCACCACCATTGGCAAACTGGCCCATCAGCTAAAACAAGCAGGCAACCAGGTGGTATTAGGGGCTGCCGATACCTTCCGTGCGGCGGCAGTGGATCAGCTGATACTTTGGGGCGAACGTGTTAAAGTACGTGTAGTGGCCCAGGCAATGGGCTCGGATCCGGCCTCGGTAGCTTTTGATACTTTGAAATCTGCTGTCTCTAATGGTGATGATGTGGCAATTATAGATACTGCCGGTCGTTTACATAATAAAGTTGGCCTGATGAACGAGCTGACTAAAATTAAAAACGTAATGCAAAAGGTTGTGCCTGGCGCTCCGCACGAGATTTTACTGGTGCTGGATGCCTCGACCGGGCAAAACGCCATTGAACAATGCAAGCAATTTACCGAAGCTACCAACGTTAATGCCCTGGCCCTAACCAAGCTGGACGGCACTGCCAAAGGCGGCGTGGTAATAGGCATATCCGATCAGTTTAAGATACCGGTAAAATATATTGGTGTAGGTGAAAGTATGGACGATTTGCAGCTTTTCGATAGGAAGGCATTTGTAGAATCACTTTTTAAGTGATTCTGATTTCACCGATTAAGAATTGATTTCACCGATTAAAAATGGCGAGCGTTGAACAAGATGAATTAACCCATAGAATAATAGGTTGTTGTTATGCTGTTCATACTGCTTTAGGGCCTGGATTTATCGAGAAAATATACGCGAAAGCCTTACAAATTCAATTGAGAAAAGAAGGTTTAAAATACGAGGCAGAGAAAGAGTTTAATGTATTTTTCAATGAAGAATTTGTAGGCAAATTTAGATGTGACCTATTTGTTGACAATAAAGTAATTGTAGAATTAAAATCCGTAACGGGATATATCCCGAAGCTTTTTGAAAATCAGTTATTGTCTTATTTAAAAGCAAGTAAAATACAAACAGGATTACTTATAAACTTTGGCAATGCAAGTTGCGAGGTTAAAAGGGTATCCAAATAGTTATATAATGAGGACGAAAGAATCGGTGAAATCGGGTTTAAAATCTGTGAAATCAAACGAGGCGAAGCCTCGTGTCAATGTAGTGACCCTTGGCTGTTCTAAAAACACTTACGATTCGGAAGTGCTGATGGGGCAGTTAAAAGGCAACGCTTTTGATGTAGTGCACGAGGCAGATAAAGTGGGTAAGAACGATATCATTGTTATTAACACCTGCGGATTTATTGATAACGCCAAGCAGGAATCTATCGATACCATACTGCAATACAGCGAACTGAAGGAGCAAGGCAAGGTAGGCAAGGTAATTGTTACCGGCTGCCTTTCTGAACGCTATAAACCTGAATTGGAAGCCGAAATTGGCAACGTCGATTCATGGTTTGGTACAAATGACCTGCCTAATCTTCTGACTTCAATTGGCGCCAACTACCGTCACGAACTGATTGGTGAGCGCATGCTGACCACCCCATCGCATTTTGCTTATTTTAAAATTGCCGAGGGCTGTAACCGCCCATGCTCATTTTGCGCTATTCCGTTAATGCGCGGCAAGCACCTGAGCACCCCCATGGAGGATTTAGTACGCAACGCGGAATCTTTAGCTAAAAACGGCACGAAGGAGCTGATACTAATTGCGCAGGACCTGACCTATTACGGTCTTGATCTATATGGCAAACGTAATTTGGATGAATTGCTGCGCCGCCTGAGCGATGTTAACGGTATTGAATGGATCCGCCTGCAATATGCTTACCCTTCAGGTTTCCCCATGGAGATATTGGATGTAATGAACGAGCGCGATAATATCTGCAAATACATGGATATGCCGCTGCAGCACATTACCGATAATATGCTATCGTCTATGCGCCGTGGTATTACCAAGCAAAAAACCATTGATATTGTAAACAAGATACGTGATAAGGTGCCGGGTATTGCCATGCGTACCACACTGATCACCGGTTACCCTGGCGAAACTCAGCAGGATTTTGAAGAAATGGCGCAATGGGTTGAAGATACTAAGTTCGACCGCCTGGGTTGCTTTACCTATTCGCACGAGGAAAAAACCCATGCCCATAGCCTCGTTGATGATGTACCTGAGGAAGTAAAACAGGAACGCGCCGATGCTATTATGGAAATTCAGCAGGGTATTTCTTTTGATAAGAACCAGGAAAAGATCGGTCAGACGTTTAAAGTGCTGATAGATAAAAAAGATGGCGACTTTTTTATAGGCCGCACCCAATACGATTCGCCTGAAGTAGATAACGAGGTATTAATTGACGCCACGGTTAACTATGCCACCATCGGCAGCTTTGTGAATGTAAAAATTGACAACGCTGAAGATTTTGATCTGTACGGGGATATTGTGAAGTAATTCACAACCCCATTGTCATTCCGACCAGCGGGAGAAATCTTCCAAATGCAGCCGGCTGCGCGTAGAAGATTTCTCCTCACTCCTTCCCCACAGTCACACGCGGGTTCGTTCGAAATGACAATACACCATTATCGCTATCATATCATTATCTACAAATTGTAAAATATTGGCGATTGCCGGATGCCAATGTTTGAATTCGCATTTTAAAATCTAAATTCGATGTTTATAAGCGGGTTCTGGTCTAATTCCGAACCTGAACTTTCGCAATTCGCATTTA belongs to Mucilaginibacter boryungensis and includes:
- a CDS encoding CsbD family protein; the encoded protein is MDKLEIKGKWNEIKGKIKQAYGDLTEDDLAHEEGQDDELLGKLQQKTGKGRDELVKWINSL
- the acs gene encoding acetate--CoA ligase, producing the protein MKITSFDDYKQIYKQSVEQPEQFWEGVANTFQWRKKWDKVLEWNFTEPRVRWFDGAKLNISENCLDRNLEKLGDKPAIIWEPNDPTEDHRVLTYKQLHDKVCQFANVLKNNGAKKGDRICIYMPMVPELAIALLACARIGAIHSVVFGGFSAQSIADRIQDAECNIVITADGGFRGAKDIPLKSVIDDALVQCPSVKRVIVLTRTRTPVAMIKGRDVWWEDEVKKVETQGNVTCEAEEMEAEDMLFILYTSGSTGKPKGVVHTCGGYMVYAGYTFDTTFQYQPGEIFFCTADIGWITGHSYIVYGPLSQGATSLMFEGVPTWPDAGRFWDIVDKHKVNILYTAPTAIRSLMSFGDEPLKGKNLSTLTKLGSVGEPINEEAWHWFDEKIGHGKCPIADTWWQTENGGHMITPIAGVTPLKPGYASFPLPGVQPILVDEKGNEIEGNGVSGNLCIKFPWPGMLRTTYGDHERCRQTYFATYPGNYFTGDGCLRDEDGYYRITGRVDDVLNVSGHRIGTAEVENAINMHSSVVESAVVGYPHDIKGQGVYAFVVSPNQHGDAELARKDIMMTVARIIGAIAKPDKIQFVSGLPKTRSGKIMRRILRKIAEGDTSNLGDTSTLLDPGVVEEIKAGAL
- the rpmB gene encoding 50S ribosomal protein L28, which gives rise to MSRICDLTGKSALTGNSVSNSNRKTKRRFNPNLQLKKFYIPEEDKWITLKVSTSAVKTITKNGITACINKFVKTGKI
- the rpmG gene encoding 50S ribosomal protein L33, encoding MAKKGNRVQVILECTEHKESGMPGMSRYITTKNKKNTTERLEMKKFNPVLRKVTVHKEIK
- a CDS encoding DUF4295 domain-containing protein, with the translated sequence MAKKVVATLKTGKGKEFSKVITMVKSPKTGAYSFKEAIVPNEAVKDVIAKN
- the ftsY gene encoding signal recognition particle-docking protein FtsY is translated as MGLFDFFKKKETTPQQQQALDTGLEKTKDNLFSKLTKAVAGKSTVDDDVLDELEEILVTSDVGVKTTLKIIERIQARVARDKYIGTSELNGILRDEIQQLLAENNSNDFQSFEYGNHKPYVIMVVGVNGVGKTTTIGKLAHQLKQAGNQVVLGAADTFRAAAVDQLILWGERVKVRVVAQAMGSDPASVAFDTLKSAVSNGDDVAIIDTAGRLHNKVGLMNELTKIKNVMQKVVPGAPHEILLVLDASTGQNAIEQCKQFTEATNVNALALTKLDGTAKGGVVIGISDQFKIPVKYIGVGESMDDLQLFDRKAFVESLFK
- a CDS encoding GxxExxY protein — its product is MASVEQDELTHRIIGCCYAVHTALGPGFIEKIYAKALQIQLRKEGLKYEAEKEFNVFFNEEFVGKFRCDLFVDNKVIVELKSVTGYIPKLFENQLLSYLKASKIQTGLLINFGNASCEVKRVSK
- the rimO gene encoding 30S ribosomal protein S12 methylthiotransferase RimO, producing MRTKESVKSGLKSVKSNEAKPRVNVVTLGCSKNTYDSEVLMGQLKGNAFDVVHEADKVGKNDIIVINTCGFIDNAKQESIDTILQYSELKEQGKVGKVIVTGCLSERYKPELEAEIGNVDSWFGTNDLPNLLTSIGANYRHELIGERMLTTPSHFAYFKIAEGCNRPCSFCAIPLMRGKHLSTPMEDLVRNAESLAKNGTKELILIAQDLTYYGLDLYGKRNLDELLRRLSDVNGIEWIRLQYAYPSGFPMEILDVMNERDNICKYMDMPLQHITDNMLSSMRRGITKQKTIDIVNKIRDKVPGIAMRTTLITGYPGETQQDFEEMAQWVEDTKFDRLGCFTYSHEEKTHAHSLVDDVPEEVKQERADAIMEIQQGISFDKNQEKIGQTFKVLIDKKDGDFFIGRTQYDSPEVDNEVLIDATVNYATIGSFVNVKIDNAEDFDLYGDIVK